From Candoia aspera isolate rCanAsp1 chromosome 4, rCanAsp1.hap2, whole genome shotgun sequence, a single genomic window includes:
- the LOC134497319 gene encoding olfactory receptor 14A16-like — translation MKDMSNQTSMTEFLLLEFSDVREMQISQFVVFLFFYLAAISGNFIIISAVILDHRLHTPMYFFLMNLAITDLGSVSVTIPKSMSNSLRNTRLISYVGCVFQVSLFLLFASSDYALLTVMAHDRYIAICNPLRYEVIMNKAACIQMAGSAWLSGLLYAILHTGTTFAMTFCSNVVDQFFCELPQLLKISCSNLYQVERVLLILSVTIAFGCFLFVVVTYVQIFITVLRMPSSKGRQKAFSTCIPHLIVFSMFLFTGMLVYLRPIPHVSSQTNMVFAVIYSVVPPMMNPVIYSMRNKEIKVAVSKLLGLQ, via the coding sequence ATGAAAGACATGTCCAACCAAACTTCTATGACAGAATTTCTGCTGTTGGAGTTCTCGGATGTCCgtgaaatgcagatttcacaatttgttgtatttctgtttttctacttagCTGCCATTTCAGGAAACTTCATCATTATTTCTGCAGTCATTCTTGATCACCGACTTCATACCCCCATGTACTTTTTCCTCATGAACTTAGCCATTACTGATCTTGGATCTGTTTCTGTCACCATACCCAAATCCATGTCAAATTCCCTCAGGAACACCAGGTTGATTTCATATGTTGGTTGTGTCTTTCaagtttctctcttcctcctctttgcaTCTTCTGATTATGCTCTTCTCACGGTCATGGCTCATGACCGATACATTGCCATCTGTAATCCCCTCAGATATGAGGTAATTATGAACAAAGCAGCCTGCATCCAGATGGCAGGAAGTGCATGGCTCAGTGGACTTCTTTATGCCATCTTGCACACTGGCACAACCTTTGCCATGACTTTCTGTTCCAATGTAGTTGACCAGTTTTTCTGTGAGCTTCCACAGCTGCTAAAAATTTCATGTTCTAATTTATATCAAGTTGAACGTGTACTTCTTATTTTAAGTGTTACTATAGCATTTGGCTGCTTTCTGTTTGTAGTTGTGACTTATGTGCAGATCTTCATAACAGTGCTTCGAATGCCCTCATCCAAAGGAAGACAAAAGGCTTTTTCCACATGCATTCCTCATCTCATTGTTTTCTCAATGTTCCTGTTCACTGGAATGCTTGTGTACTTGAGACCAATACCTCATGTCTCCTCACAAACCAATATGGTGTTTGCTGTCATATACTCAGTGGTTCCACCCATGATGAACCCAGTGATCTACAGCATGAGGAATAAGGAAATAAAGGTTGCTGTATCCAAGCTTTTAGGTTTGCAATAA
- the LOC134496581 gene encoding olfactory receptor 14L1-like: protein MDNDTTVFLLLDFSKLWEVQIIYLPLFLILYLMTVSGNLLIITAVVFDHHLHTPMYFFMMNLAMQDIGSVSVIIPKAVLNFLTNIRYISYSGCIAQVLFFFFFLTCDVSLLTVMAYDRYIAICNPLRYEMIMNRKACTKMVGSAWTASFVNAILHTTATFTIPFCSNIINQFYCEVPYLLKIACPGLYGAEIGIVMFSSTLGIGCFVFVIVTYVQIFSAVLRIPSVQGRKKAFSTCLPHLIVFSLFMFTGCFAYLRPISDSPSHPDFIITIMYSIIPSMLNPLIYSIRNKKIKAAISRFVGLRLFHFKEV from the coding sequence ATGGATAATGACACAACTGTGTTTCTTCTCTTGGATTTCTCAAAACTCTGGGAGGTACAAATCATTTACTTACCTTTATTCCTGATACTTTATTTAATGACAGTATCTGGGAACCTCCTCATCATCACTGCTGTTGTCTTTGACCACCACCTTCACACTCCCATGTACTTCTTCATGATGAATTTAGCCATGCAGGACATTGGTTCAGTTTCAGTCATTATCCCTAAAGCTGTTTTAAATTTTCTTACAAATATTAGGTATATTTCTTATTCTGGATGTATTGCTCAggttctattctttttcttcttcctgaccTGTGATGTTTCCCTCCTTACTGTCATGGCGTATGATCGATATATTGCCATTTGTAATCCATTACGATATGAAATGATAATGAACAGGAAGGCCTGCACCAAAATGGTTGGCAGTGCATGGACTGCCAGCTTTGTCAATGCTATATTACACACTACTGCAACATTCACTATTCCTTTCTGCTCCAATATTATCAATCAGTTCTACTGTGAAGTCCCATATTTACTCAAGATTGCCTGCCCTGGCTTATATGGAGCTGAAATTGGTATTGTAATGTTCAGTTCTACTTTAGGAATTGGTTGTTTTGTCTTTGTTATTGTTACCTACGTGCAGATCTTCTCTGCTGTACTGAGAATTCCTTCTgttcaaggaaggaaaaaggccttTTCCACTTGTCTACCACACCTTATCGTCTTCTCCCTATTCATGTTTACTGGTTGCTTTGCTTACTTAAGGCCCATATCTGACAGTCCATCACATCCTGACTTCATAATTACAATTATGTATTCCATTATTCCATCCATGTTGAATCCATTAATCTATAGCATCAGAAACAAGAAGATCAAAGCTGCTATTTCAAGATTTGTTGGTCTgagattatttcattttaaagaagtaTGA